One Schistosoma mansoni, WGS project CABG00000000 data, supercontig 0129, strain Puerto Rico, whole genome shotgun sequence genomic window carries:
- a CDS encoding mago nashi protein homolog yields the protein MTSSFYLRYYVGHKGKFGHEFLEFEFRPEGKLRYANNSNYKNDTMIRKEAYVSPSVVEELKRIVLESDIMSEDDASWPVPDRVGRQELEIVCGDEHISFTTSKIGSLIDITNSKDPEGLRTYYYLVQDLKCLVFSLIGLHFKIKPI from the exons ATGACAAGCTCATTTTATTTGCGATACTACGTTGGTCATAAAGGCAAGTTTGGACATGAATTTCTTGAGTTCGAGTTCAGACCTGAAG GCAAGTTAAGATATGCTAACAACTCCAATTATAAAAATGACACAATGATTCGCAAAGAG GCGTATGTTAGCCCCTCTGTAGTGGAAGAGCTGAAGAGAATCGTGTTGGAGAGCGATATTATGTCGGAAGATGATGCTTCATGGCCAGTACCTGACAGAGTTGGCCGTCAAGAGCTCGAAATTGTTTGTGGCGATGAACACATATCTTTCACAACTTCAAAAATAGGATCCCTGATTGATATTACGAATAGCAA GGATCCTGAGGGATTAAGAACATATTACTACTTAGTTCAGGACCTCAAGTGTCTGGTGTTCTCGCTGATTGGATTGCACTTCAAAATAAAGCCAATATAA